One region of Quercus lobata isolate SW786 chromosome 2, ValleyOak3.0 Primary Assembly, whole genome shotgun sequence genomic DNA includes:
- the LOC115966082 gene encoding uncharacterized protein LOC115966082 translates to MNKEIANPYDLEEDDDDDHHDEGNNDNEKGGSKSHSSVSNYNTKGKEIVGEKSNIKSFFAPRATPSSQPSIRSSLALKQMVKKARMNFARWWYHANIPFHAARSMYYQEALDSVVAIGPGFKGPSYHDLRGPLLQKHVGEMNYYLLDVKNDWKVYGCSIMSDGWTNQTRAPIINFLVYCPRGTMFLKSLDVSGLTEDVDTLFKLFDKVVQEVGAEHIVQIITDNDPSYKFAGKKLMQKYGSFYWSPCAAHYIDLMLENFSDSRYFPIIDETIQKAKKIT, encoded by the coding sequence atgaataaagaaattGCAAATCCCTATGATTTAgaggaggatgatgatgatgatcatcATGATGAAGGTAATAATGATAATGAGAAAGGTGGTTCAAAGAGTCATTCATCAGTTAGTAATTATAATACCAAAGGGAAAGAAATAGTTGGAGAAAAGTCAAACATTAAATCTTTTTTTGCTCCAAGAGCAACTCCTAGTTCTCAACCATCCATAAGATCTTCTTTGGCCTTAAAGCAAATGGTTAAGAAGGCAAGAATGAATTTTGCAAGATGGTGGTACCATGCTAATATACCTTTCCATGCCGCTCGCTCTATGTATTATCAAGAAGCTTTAGATAGTGTAGTAGCTATTGGGCCTGGTTTTAAGGGACCTTCTTATCATGACTTGAGGGGGCCTttattacaaaaacatgtgggTGAGATGAATTATTATCTCTTAGATGTGAAAAATGATTGGAAAGTTTATGGGTGTTCAATAATGTCAGATGGGTGGACAAATCAAACGAGAGCTccaatcattaattttttagtgtATTGTCCAAGAGGTACCATGTTTCTTAAATCCCTTGATGTGTCAGGCTTAACAGAGGATGTAGATACATTGTTTAAGTTGTTTGATAAAGTTGTTCAAGAAGTTGGGGCTGAGCACATTGTGCAGATCATTACAGATAATGATCCTTCTTACAAGTTTGCAGGAAAGAAGCTAATGCAGAAATATGGGTCATTCTATTGGTCTCCTTGTGCAGCCCATTACATTGATTTAATGTTGGAAAATTTTTCAGATAGTAGATATTTTCCTATCATTGATGAAACCATTCAAAAGGCTAAAAAGATTACCTAA